In a single window of the Portunus trituberculatus isolate SZX2019 chromosome 9, ASM1759143v1, whole genome shotgun sequence genome:
- the LOC123501213 gene encoding bestrophin-4-like isoform X2, with protein MTVTYTHEVADCKGFGNFWRLLFRWRGSVYKLVWLDLLCYTTIYTVLSVVYRVVLAEDQKRLFEKVSLYCNYFSDYIPVSFVLGFYVSIVIKRWWDQYQTLLWPDSLALFVSTCMHGHDRQGRLMRRTILRYVNLSFVLTLTMITPRAKKRFPTLDHIVEAGFMTTNEKKIFSAMVEKTDHPLYYVPLVWAGTLVSRARKEGRIRDDFAVKTIMDELNNLRIKINGLISYDWISIPLVYTQVVSLAVYTFFVSTIMGRQFLDPKQNYPKNNIDFYFPIFTMLQFFFYMGWLKVAESLVNPFGEDDDDFEVNWLIDRNIQVSYLIVDEMHNEHPELMQDLYWDEVFPQELPYTVAAEQYKRDPPMGSTANLRVPEAEQEFVPTLEEVLEEKMEESEEAEKTDGTPGVRRLDSARSIGSSMSGRKSSLMSILHNKWRRGDLRSSMGSQISVRKSRMRSVSQSGSQVSDASFGSSVIKRNNTNTSFQDSDMHLSHESMIDGNGEGIPVFLSSSPKPNRKKIIPSLATIKSSSSTSSHHSNRVHPQGDADPVVIKVADLQVDSVVDKNIDKGAMSHSRVGSPHSVADSTASAMASIFTIQGSEIHEGDNREEVMERSQSAGSHKEPHLSKSDAEKPTSAEGTQGDAAVEDAKEVMPGEDAPEDENVH; from the exons ATGACTGTCACCTACACTCATGAGGTGGCAGACTGCAAGGGTTTTGGTAACTTCTGGCGGCTTCTTTTCag ATGGCGAGGCAGTGTGTACAAGCTGGTGTGGCTGGATCTGCTCTGCTACACCACCATCTACACTGTCCTGTCGGTGGTGTACAGGGTGGTGCTTGCCGAGGACCAGAAGAG GTTGTTTGAAAAAGTGTCCCTCTACTGCAACTACTTCAGTGACTACATTCCTGTGTCCTTTGTGCTGGGTTTCTATGTGTCCATTGTCATCAAACGTTGGTGGGACCAGTACCAGACCCTTCTGTGGCCTGACTCCCTGGCGCTGTTTGTCTCCACCTGCATGCATGGCCAT GACCGCCAGGGAAGGCTGATGAGGCGCACCATTCTCCGTTACGTCAACCTTTCCTTCGTCCTCACACTCACCATGATCACCCCAAGAGCTAAGAAGAGATTCCCCACCTTGGACCATATTGTAGAAGCAG GCTTCATGACAACAAATGAGAAGAAGATTTTCTCTGCCATGGTAGAAAAGACAGACCACCCCCTCTATTATGTCCCCCTGGTGTGGGCTGGAACCCTAGTGTCTCGGGCCAGGAAGGAGGGCCGAATTAGGGACGACTTTGCAGTGAAGACGATCATGGACGAGCTAAACAATCTGCGTATCAAGATTAACGGCTTGATTAGCTACGACTGGATCAGCATCCCTCTGGTGTACACTCAG GTGGTGAGTCTGGCTGTGTACACCTTCTTTGTGTCTACCATCATGGGACGGCAGTTTCTCGACCCCAAGCAGAACTACCCAAAGAATAACATCGACTTCTACTTCCCAATCTTCACCATGCTGCAGTTCTTCTTCTATATGGGCTGGCTCAAAGTGGCAGAGTCCCTCGTGAACCCATTCGGTGAAGACGATGATGACTTTGAGGTGAACTGGCTCATCGATCGGAACAttcag GTTTCATATCTCATAGTGGACGAGATGCACAACGAACACCCGGAGCTGATGCAGGACCTGTACTGGGACGAGGTGTTCCCGCAGGAATTGCCTTACACTGTGGCAGCCGAGCAGTACAAGCGTGACCCCCCAATGGGCAGCACCGCCAACCTGCGAGTGCCCGAAGCTGAGCAGGAATTTGTACCCACGTTGGAGGAGGTGCTGGAAGAGAag ATGGAGGAGAgcgaggaggcagagaagacaGATGGAACACCAGGAGTGAGGCGTTTGGACTCGGCACGTTCTATTGGTTCATCCATGTCTGGGCGGAAGAGTTCGCTCATGTCCATCCTGCACAATAAGTGGCGACGTGGCGACCTGCGCAGCTCCATGG GCAGTCAGATATCCGTAAGAAAAAGCCGCATGCGTTCAGTGAGCCAGTCGGGTTCACAAGTCTCGGATGCCTCCTTTGGTTCCTCCGTCATCAagagaaacaacacaaacacgtcATTTCAG GACAGTGACATGCATCTATCACATGAATCCATGATCGATGGGAACGGAGAAGGAATAccagtctttctctcctcttcccctaaaCCAAACCGTAAGAAGATCATCCCATCCCTCGCCACCATcaagtcctcctcttccacttcaagCCACCACTCCAATCGTGTCCACCCCCAGGGAGACGCTGATCCAGTAGTCATCAAGGTGGCAGATCTTCAAGTGGACAGTGTGGTGGACAAAA atATAGACAAAGGAGCAATGAGTCATTCAAGAGTTGGTTCCCCACACAGCGTTGCAGACTCCACAGCTTCTGCCATGGCGTCAATCTTCACCATACAG ggtTCTGAGATACACGAGGGAGACAATAGAGAGGAAGTGATGGAGAGGAGTCAGTCAGCAGGCAGCCACAAGGAGCCACACTTAAGTAAGAGTGATGCAGAAAAACCAACAAGTGCCGAGG GAACTCAGGGGGATGCTGCTGTGGAGGATGCCAAAGAGGTGATGCCTGGAGAAGATGCACCAGAGGATGAGAATGT CCACTAG